From the genome of Parazoarcus communis, one region includes:
- a CDS encoding glutathione S-transferase family protein has protein sequence MITLHTWATPNGRKVSIALEELGLDYETRAIDITRKDQFAPDFAALNPNNKIPVLVDSEGPDGHPFTVIESGAILIYLAEKCGRLLPTDARERSEALQWLMFQMGSVGPMLGQIHHFLRFAPDVIPYAIDRYSREGARIYGVLNTRLKGRDWLAGSTYSIADIATYPWIARHEWQGIDLARFPEVQRWSQAMAARPAVQRGMEIPQ, from the coding sequence ATGATCACCCTCCATACCTGGGCCACGCCAAACGGTCGAAAAGTATCGATCGCGCTGGAAGAGCTCGGACTGGATTACGAAACCCGGGCAATCGACATCACCCGGAAAGACCAGTTTGCGCCTGACTTCGCTGCGCTCAACCCCAACAACAAGATTCCCGTGCTCGTCGACAGCGAAGGACCCGACGGTCATCCGTTCACGGTGATCGAGTCCGGGGCAATCCTGATCTACCTCGCCGAAAAATGTGGCCGACTGCTACCCACCGATGCGCGCGAGCGCAGCGAGGCCTTGCAGTGGCTGATGTTCCAGATGGGCAGCGTCGGGCCCATGCTTGGACAGATCCACCACTTCCTGCGCTTTGCGCCGGATGTCATCCCTTACGCAATCGACCGCTATTCGCGAGAGGGCGCGCGTATCTACGGCGTGCTCAACACCCGCCTCAAGGGCCGCGACTGGCTGGCCGGCAGCACCTACTCGATCGCAGATATTGCGACTTACCCCTGGATTGCCCGCCACGAGTGGCAAGGTATCGACCTTGCCCGATTCCCCGAGGTGCAGCGCTGGTCACAAGCCATGGCTGCACGCCCGGCAGTGCAGCGCGGCATGGAGATTCCCCAATGA
- a CDS encoding complex I NDUFA9 subunit family protein, with translation MIPQRVVLIGGTGFLGTAIANRLAEAGVSVLIPTRRRSRAGRVLLLPNVEVIEADCHDEATLSSLFADADAVVNLVGILHSRSASPYGPDFARAHVELPEKIVAACKAVGVRRLIHVSALGADADGPSEYQRSKAAGELAIRAAAPEVEWTILRPSVIFGRDDSFLNLFAKLASVFPVLPLGGANARFQPVYVEDVAEVVWRCLTAPSANGQTLELAGPSVYTLRQLVEYVSALVGHPRPVIPLPEGLAMFQARLMELAPQPLMSRDNVRSMRADNIASGAPLPFGLVPTAIESVVPGWLGKATQRALYNPLRRHARR, from the coding sequence ATGATTCCACAACGTGTCGTTCTGATCGGCGGTACCGGTTTTCTCGGCACCGCCATCGCCAACAGGCTGGCTGAAGCCGGCGTCAGCGTGCTGATTCCGACGCGCCGGCGCAGTCGCGCAGGGCGTGTATTGCTCCTGCCCAACGTCGAGGTGATCGAGGCCGACTGCCATGACGAGGCAACCCTTTCCAGCCTGTTTGCCGACGCCGATGCCGTGGTGAACCTCGTCGGCATCCTGCACTCGCGCAGTGCGTCGCCCTACGGGCCCGACTTTGCCCGCGCCCATGTCGAACTCCCGGAAAAGATCGTAGCCGCCTGCAAGGCAGTTGGTGTGCGACGGCTCATTCACGTCAGCGCGCTCGGCGCCGATGCCGATGGCCCCTCCGAGTACCAGCGCTCCAAGGCCGCAGGCGAACTCGCCATCCGCGCCGCCGCGCCCGAGGTCGAATGGACCATCCTGCGGCCGTCAGTCATTTTCGGCCGCGACGACAGCTTTCTGAACCTGTTCGCGAAGCTGGCCTCAGTCTTCCCCGTCCTGCCGCTTGGCGGCGCAAACGCCCGCTTTCAGCCGGTCTATGTGGAAGACGTTGCCGAGGTGGTGTGGCGCTGCCTCACCGCCCCTTCGGCCAACGGCCAGACGCTGGAACTTGCCGGGCCAAGCGTCTACACGCTGCGCCAACTGGTCGAGTACGTCTCCGCGCTGGTCGGGCACCCGCGCCCGGTCATTCCGCTTCCAGAGGGCCTCGCGATGTTTCAGGCCAGGCTGATGGAGCTCGCGCCGCAGCCCCTGATGAGCCGTGACAACGTGCGCTCGATGCGTGCTGACAACATCGCCAGCGGCGCGCCCCTGCCCTTTGGCCTGGTCCCGACCGCGATCGAGTCGGTGGTGCCGGGATGGCTGGGCAAGGCAACGCAACGCGCCCTGTATAACCCCCTGCGCCGCCACGCGCGTCGCTAA
- a CDS encoding alpha/beta hydrolase, with translation MNAASRFGDLEVLCHSPGKGTPHPTPLLFVHGAYTGAWCWEEHFLPWFAAKGWTAYAVSLSGHGKSLHHDHLDSLSIDDYVRDLTQVIERLPSAPVLIGHSMGGMVVQKYLERAKAPAAVLMASVPPQGLMGSAFGLMFKKPHLLADLNRLMNAGEAQLESLREALFHQPIDEATLRRYYALSQAESHRAIWDMTLFNLPQPAQMHDVPMLILGASHDQLIPPDQVHMTATTYGLTAEIFDDIGHGMMLEHGWEGVAKRIAEWLESQSL, from the coding sequence ATGAATGCAGCATCACGCTTCGGCGACCTTGAAGTCCTCTGTCACAGCCCCGGGAAGGGCACGCCCCACCCCACCCCGCTGCTTTTCGTCCACGGCGCCTATACCGGCGCCTGGTGCTGGGAAGAGCATTTCCTGCCCTGGTTCGCAGCCAAGGGGTGGACAGCCTACGCAGTGTCCCTGTCAGGACATGGAAAGAGCCTGCACCACGACCACCTCGACTCACTGTCGATCGACGACTATGTCCGCGACCTGACCCAGGTGATTGAGCGCCTGCCGAGTGCGCCAGTGCTGATCGGCCATTCAATGGGTGGCATGGTGGTGCAGAAATACCTCGAACGGGCGAAAGCACCGGCAGCAGTGCTGATGGCTTCGGTACCGCCACAGGGCCTGATGGGGTCGGCTTTCGGGCTGATGTTCAAGAAGCCGCACCTGCTGGCTGACCTCAATCGCCTGATGAACGCAGGCGAGGCCCAACTGGAGAGCCTGCGCGAAGCCCTTTTCCATCAACCGATCGATGAAGCAACGCTGCGCCGCTACTACGCGCTGAGCCAGGCAGAGTCGCACCGCGCGATCTGGGACATGACCCTGTTCAACCTGCCCCAGCCTGCGCAGATGCACGACGTCCCAATGCTGATCCTCGGCGCGAGCCACGATCAGCTCATTCCGCCCGATCAGGTGCATATGACCGCCACCACCTACGGACTAACTGCCGAAATCTTTGACGATATCGGCCACGGGATGATGCTGGAACACGGCTGGGAAGGCGTCGCGAAGCGCATCGCCGAGTGGCTCGAGTCGCAATCGCTTTAA
- a CDS encoding multifunctional CCA addition/repair protein: protein MRAFVVGGAVRDALLGLPVKDRDWVVVGETPEAMLARGFRPVGKDFPVFLHPASNEEYALARTERKSGRGYTGFVCHASPDVTLEQDLLRRDLTINAIARDAEGKLTDPYGGVADLNARIFRHVSPAFAEDPVRILRVARFAARFSEFSLAPETLTLMQNMVSAGEVDHLVPERVWQELSRGLMEDTPSRMIRILRECGALARILPEVDALFGVPQPEQHHPEIDTGEHVLMVIDASARGGHPLAVRWACLLHDLGKGTTPEAILPHHYGHEARGEHMARAVSERLKAPTECRDLAVMVAREHGILGQIDILRAETVVKVIERCDALRRPERFRLMLDAAACDYRGRGGERAAPWQPGIRWQQMLDRMRAIDAGRIARECTNKAQIPERIHCARLAAVKAVRAETSAAD from the coding sequence ATGCGTGCATTCGTTGTTGGCGGCGCAGTGCGCGACGCCCTGCTCGGACTCCCGGTAAAGGATCGCGACTGGGTCGTGGTGGGAGAAACGCCGGAAGCCATGCTTGCGCGTGGTTTCCGGCCGGTGGGCAAGGACTTCCCGGTCTTTCTGCACCCGGCCAGCAACGAGGAGTACGCCCTCGCCCGCACCGAACGCAAGAGCGGGCGGGGCTATACCGGATTCGTGTGCCATGCCTCACCTGACGTCACCCTCGAACAGGACCTGCTGCGTCGCGACCTGACCATCAACGCGATTGCGCGTGATGCAGAGGGCAAGCTGACCGACCCCTATGGCGGCGTTGCCGATCTGAATGCGAGGATCTTCCGCCACGTCAGCCCGGCGTTTGCCGAAGACCCGGTGCGCATCCTGCGCGTCGCCCGCTTTGCAGCGCGGTTCAGTGAGTTCAGCCTCGCGCCCGAGACGCTCACGCTGATGCAGAACATGGTCAGCGCGGGCGAAGTCGATCACCTCGTGCCTGAACGCGTCTGGCAGGAGCTGTCCCGCGGCCTGATGGAAGACACGCCGTCGCGGATGATCCGCATCCTGCGTGAGTGCGGCGCACTGGCGCGCATTCTGCCCGAGGTGGACGCCCTGTTCGGCGTGCCGCAACCGGAGCAGCACCACCCGGAGATCGACACCGGCGAGCACGTGCTGATGGTCATCGACGCATCGGCCCGCGGCGGGCACCCCCTTGCGGTGCGCTGGGCCTGTCTGCTGCACGATCTTGGCAAGGGCACCACTCCGGAAGCCATCCTGCCCCATCACTACGGTCATGAAGCACGTGGCGAGCACATGGCACGCGCGGTATCGGAACGCCTGAAGGCACCGACCGAGTGCCGCGACCTGGCGGTGATGGTGGCGCGCGAGCACGGCATTCTTGGCCAGATCGACATCCTGCGCGCCGAAACCGTCGTCAAGGTCATCGAACGCTGCGATGCGCTGCGACGCCCAGAGCGCTTCAGGCTGATGCTCGATGCCGCAGCCTGCGACTATCGGGGCCGGGGTGGCGAGCGTGCAGCACCGTGGCAGCCGGGCATACGCTGGCAGCAGATGCTCGACCGCATGCGCGCCATCGACGCCGGCAGGATCGCCCGCGAATGCACAAACAAAGCACAGATTCCTGAGCGCATCCATTGCGCACGCCTGGCTGCGGTCAAGGCAGTTCGTGCAGAGACTTCCGCCGCTGACTGA
- a CDS encoding RidA family protein: MQSIQRKGTTARYSDSVVHNGVAYIVEVPTSTDGDIGSQTQEILDSLARQLEDIGSSTSRILSASIYLTDMADYAGMNAAWDAWVPAGTAPSRACLQVVALAQPGWRVEIAITAAVA; the protein is encoded by the coding sequence ATGCAATCGATACAGCGCAAGGGCACAACTGCCCGTTACTCCGACTCCGTGGTCCACAACGGTGTCGCCTACATTGTCGAAGTCCCGACCTCGACCGATGGCGACATCGGCAGCCAGACCCAGGAGATCCTCGACAGCCTGGCACGACAGCTCGAAGACATTGGCAGCAGTACCTCGCGCATCCTCAGCGCAAGCATCTACCTCACCGACATGGCCGACTATGCCGGCATGAATGCGGCGTGGGATGCCTGGGTGCCGGCGGGCACAGCCCCTTCCCGTGCCTGCCTCCAGGTCGTTGCGCTGGCGCAACCCGGCTGGCGGGTCGAAATCGCGATCACCGCCGCTGTCGCCTGA
- a CDS encoding glutathione S-transferase family protein: protein MKLIIGNKNYSSWSLRAWLAARAGGFTFEEIRIPLFIPGSREHILSHSPSGKVPCLIDHGFVVWDSLAIGEYLAEKNPQLWPAEVTARAVARAVSAEMHSGFAHLREHMPMNIRKDYTGKGHTPEVDAEIARVAAIWNDCRARFGKDGPYLFGRFSIADAAFAPVCYRFKTYGVKPEGAAAEYLTTMLANPHMREWETAALAETESIASEDLYG, encoded by the coding sequence ATGAAACTGATCATCGGCAACAAGAACTACTCGTCCTGGTCCCTGCGCGCCTGGCTGGCAGCCCGTGCCGGAGGATTCACCTTCGAGGAGATCCGCATCCCGCTGTTCATTCCGGGCAGCCGTGAGCACATCCTGTCGCATTCGCCGTCGGGCAAGGTTCCCTGCCTCATCGACCATGGTTTCGTGGTCTGGGATTCGCTCGCGATTGGCGAATACCTGGCGGAGAAGAACCCCCAGCTGTGGCCGGCCGAGGTCACAGCGCGTGCCGTCGCGAGGGCGGTAAGCGCCGAAATGCATTCCGGATTTGCGCACCTGCGCGAACACATGCCGATGAACATCCGCAAGGACTACACCGGCAAGGGGCACACCCCGGAGGTCGACGCCGAGATCGCCCGCGTGGCGGCAATCTGGAACGACTGCCGTGCACGCTTCGGCAAGGATGGCCCCTACCTGTTCGGCCGCTTCAGCATTGCCGATGCGGCCTTCGCCCCGGTCTGCTACCGCTTCAAGACCTACGGCGTGAAGCCGGAAGGCGCTGCCGCGGAGTACCTGACCACCATGCTCGCCAATCCGCACATGCGTGAATGGGAGACTGCGGCACTGGCCGAAACCGAGTCCATTGCGTCAGAGGATCTCTACGGCTGA
- a CDS encoding class I SAM-dependent methyltransferase, with protein MSSLPQPSAEALDQSNRLTALLQSEIRAAGGWMPFSRYMELALYAPGLGYYSGGARKFGPGGDFITAPELTPLFGQALASQVEQVMQLSAMQVIEVGAGTGLLAADLLLELERRGALPLSYGILELSAELRERQFDTLAQRAPHLAARVQWLDALPAQFSGVVVANEVLDVMPVHLVVSRADGVFERGVVLTESEYGAVFRWGDSPAEGAVLEAARALELPAPAEGEYLTEINLAGQAWMASWADRLQQGAMLLIDYGYPRAEYYLPSRSNGTLLCYYRHHAHADPFLWPGLNDITEFVDFTAMAESAYDAGLEVLGYTSQAQFLFNCGVLDCLARRGPEGSADYVRAARAAQRLTTPQEMGELFKVLAVGRGIDVPLLGFARGDRLHTL; from the coding sequence ATGTCTTCCTTGCCTCAGCCTTCCGCAGAAGCCCTTGACCAGAGCAATCGGCTGACCGCCCTGCTGCAATCCGAAATCCGCGCCGCGGGGGGCTGGATGCCGTTTTCCCGTTACATGGAACTGGCACTTTACGCGCCCGGGCTGGGGTATTACAGCGGCGGCGCGAGAAAGTTCGGGCCGGGGGGCGATTTCATCACGGCGCCTGAGCTGACGCCCCTGTTTGGCCAGGCGCTTGCAAGTCAGGTTGAGCAGGTGATGCAGCTCAGTGCGATGCAGGTGATCGAAGTCGGTGCCGGGACCGGACTGCTTGCGGCCGATCTGCTGCTTGAGCTTGAGCGTCGAGGTGCGCTCCCGCTCAGCTATGGCATCCTCGAACTCTCGGCCGAACTCAGGGAACGCCAGTTTGACACCCTCGCGCAACGGGCACCGCATCTGGCTGCGCGCGTTCAGTGGCTGGATGCGCTGCCCGCGCAGTTCTCCGGTGTGGTGGTTGCGAACGAAGTGCTCGATGTGATGCCGGTGCATCTGGTCGTGTCGCGCGCCGACGGCGTGTTTGAGCGCGGTGTCGTGCTGACCGAGAGCGAATATGGGGCGGTGTTTCGCTGGGGTGACAGTCCGGCCGAGGGGGCGGTGCTCGAAGCGGCCCGCGCGCTGGAACTGCCGGCGCCCGCAGAGGGCGAATACCTGACCGAGATCAACCTGGCCGGGCAGGCCTGGATGGCCTCATGGGCAGACCGCTTGCAGCAGGGGGCGATGCTGCTGATCGATTATGGCTATCCGCGTGCCGAGTACTATCTGCCGTCGCGCTCGAACGGCACCTTGCTGTGCTACTACCGCCATCATGCGCACGCCGATCCCTTCCTGTGGCCGGGGCTGAACGACATTACCGAATTCGTGGATTTCACGGCGATGGCTGAGTCGGCGTACGACGCCGGGCTGGAGGTGCTGGGCTACACCAGCCAGGCACAGTTTCTGTTCAATTGCGGGGTGCTCGACTGTCTGGCACGACGCGGCCCCGAAGGGTCGGCCGACTATGTTCGCGCGGCGCGCGCAGCGCAACGGCTTACCACGCCGCAGGAGATGGGCGAGTTGTTCAAGGTGCTTGCCGTCGGCCGGGGCATCGACGTACCGCTGCTCGGTTTCGCTCGCGGCGACCGTCTGCATACGCTCTGA
- a CDS encoding pteridine reductase — protein MNEQTIEPVILVTGAARRVGAAIARELHAGGARIALHYRSSREEAEALAASFLAIRPGSAMTVGGDLGADGVPEALADRVLAHFGRLDGLVNNASSFFPTPLGQIDSSAWADLVGSNLKGPLFLTQALAPALKASRGAVVNIVDIHAERPLRHYALYCAAKAGLAGLTRALALEMAPEVRVNGVSPGPIEWPEDGQIASDEREEIVRHTLLQREGSPTDIARTVRFLLVDAPYITGQILAVDGGRSAHL, from the coding sequence ATGAACGAACAAACCATCGAGCCTGTCATTCTCGTCACCGGCGCCGCGCGCAGAGTCGGCGCTGCGATTGCGCGCGAACTTCACGCCGGCGGCGCTCGCATCGCGCTGCACTATCGCAGCAGCCGGGAAGAGGCCGAGGCGCTCGCGGCGAGCTTTCTCGCCATCCGCCCGGGATCGGCCATGACCGTTGGCGGAGACCTTGGTGCCGATGGTGTGCCCGAAGCGCTTGCAGACCGGGTCCTGGCCCACTTTGGCCGACTCGACGGACTCGTCAATAACGCGTCGAGCTTCTTCCCCACGCCGCTGGGGCAGATCGACTCAAGCGCATGGGCCGATCTCGTCGGTTCCAACCTCAAGGGTCCGCTGTTCCTCACCCAGGCACTCGCGCCGGCGCTCAAGGCGTCACGTGGCGCCGTGGTCAACATTGTCGACATCCACGCTGAGCGCCCCCTGCGACATTACGCCTTGTACTGCGCGGCAAAGGCCGGGCTGGCAGGACTGACCCGCGCGCTCGCGCTCGAGATGGCGCCCGAAGTGCGGGTAAACGGCGTTTCTCCGGGGCCGATCGAGTGGCCTGAAGATGGGCAGATCGCAAGCGACGAGCGCGAAGAGATCGTCCGCCACACCTTGCTGCAGCGCGAAGGCAGCCCGACCGACATCGCCCGCACAGTGCGCTTCCTGCTGGTCGACGCCCCCTACATCACCGGTCAGATCCTGGCCGTGGACGGCGGCCGCAGCGCGCACCTCTGA
- the ttcA gene encoding tRNA 2-thiocytidine(32) synthetase TtcA, with protein sequence MNSVTPQAAIEQAENRHSNTFLRLKKKLERSVGEAIGDYNMIGDGDTVMVCVSGGKDSYTLLSCLLALRERAPVDFRIVAMNLDQKQPGFPDHILPAYFESIGVEYRIVTEDTYSIVKDKIPEGKTTCSLCSRLRRGIIYRTAAEIGATRIALGHHRDDMLETLFLNMFFGGKIKAMPPKLVSDDGKHMVIRPLAYCTESDIARFARSMDFPIIPCNLCGSQENAQRKHIKAMLQSWAREHPGRIESLATSLKNVVPSHLADQKLFDFVGVDRNTTLDEGDIAFDPQPIPEGNGGVIRLFSGQ encoded by the coding sequence GTGAATAGCGTTACGCCCCAAGCCGCCATCGAACAAGCCGAAAACCGCCACTCCAATACCTTTCTGCGCCTGAAGAAGAAGCTCGAGCGTAGCGTCGGCGAAGCGATCGGTGACTACAACATGATCGGCGATGGCGATACGGTGATGGTCTGCGTGTCTGGCGGCAAGGATTCATACACCCTGCTCTCCTGCCTGCTGGCGCTGCGCGAGCGTGCGCCGGTTGATTTCCGCATCGTGGCAATGAACCTCGATCAGAAACAGCCCGGCTTTCCCGACCACATCCTGCCCGCCTACTTCGAGTCCATCGGCGTCGAGTACCGGATCGTCACCGAGGACACCTACTCGATCGTCAAGGACAAGATCCCTGAGGGCAAGACCACCTGCTCCCTGTGCTCCCGCCTTCGCCGCGGCATCATTTACCGCACCGCGGCCGAGATCGGCGCCACCCGCATCGCGCTTGGACACCATCGTGACGACATGCTGGAAACGCTGTTCCTGAACATGTTCTTCGGCGGGAAGATCAAGGCCATGCCGCCCAAACTGGTGAGCGACGACGGCAAGCACATGGTGATCCGACCGCTGGCGTACTGTACCGAAAGCGATATCGCCCGCTTTGCCCGCAGCATGGATTTTCCAATCATTCCGTGCAACCTCTGCGGCTCGCAGGAGAACGCGCAGCGCAAACACATCAAGGCCATGCTCCAGTCGTGGGCACGCGAACATCCCGGACGCATCGAGTCGCTCGCAACCTCGCTCAAGAATGTCGTTCCGTCGCATCTGGCCGACCAGAAGCTGTTTGATTTCGTCGGTGTCGACCGAAATACAACACTGGACGAAGGTGATATCGCGTTCGATCCCCAGCCCATTCCTGAGGGGAACGGAGGAGTGATCCGGCTTTTTTCAGGGCAATAA
- a CDS encoding YqaA family protein, whose protein sequence is MQTGGYPPVLDGVSAALGGLFVSAFLSATVLPGGSELVLAGILHQYPGQLVSALILATVGNTLGGMSTYAIARLLPRKELPQRLRQVQRYGSASLVLSWVPVIGDALCAAAGVLRLNWFACLCWMALGKGLRYLAIASAVY, encoded by the coding sequence ATGCAAACTGGCGGGTATCCGCCCGTGCTTGACGGGGTCAGCGCCGCGCTTGGCGGGCTGTTCGTTTCGGCCTTCCTGTCAGCGACCGTTCTGCCTGGCGGCTCCGAGCTCGTACTTGCTGGCATCCTTCACCAGTACCCCGGGCAACTCGTCTCGGCCCTGATCCTCGCAACCGTCGGAAACACCCTCGGAGGCATGAGCACCTATGCAATCGCACGCCTCCTGCCGCGCAAGGAGCTGCCACAGCGCCTGCGCCAGGTGCAACGCTACGGCAGCGCAAGCCTTGTGCTGTCCTGGGTCCCGGTCATTGGAGACGCCTTGTGCGCGGCTGCCGGCGTACTTCGCCTGAACTGGTTTGCGTGCCTGTGCTGGATGGCGCTGGGCAAAGGGCTGCGATACCTCGCAATCGCATCCGCCGTGTACTGA
- a CDS encoding PsiF family protein: MKGLILTTAAATLLATLSPAEAWANPQHERMKNCNQEARTKALKGDERKQFMSACLKGKHAATAATASTAAPPASRAAEPGKAKAQDASATPASAGALQAAQKEKMKGCNRNATEKALKGNERKVFMSECLKG; encoded by the coding sequence ATGAAAGGATTGATTCTGACGACTGCTGCCGCCACCTTGCTTGCCACATTATCCCCTGCCGAGGCCTGGGCAAATCCGCAGCACGAACGGATGAAGAACTGCAACCAGGAGGCGCGGACAAAGGCACTGAAGGGAGATGAGCGCAAGCAGTTCATGAGTGCGTGCCTGAAAGGCAAGCATGCGGCGACGGCAGCGACGGCTTCTACGGCCGCGCCACCCGCTTCCAGGGCTGCTGAGCCAGGAAAGGCCAAAGCACAGGACGCGTCAGCCACGCCTGCAAGTGCCGGAGCGCTTCAGGCAGCCCAGAAGGAAAAGATGAAAGGGTGTAACCGGAATGCGACCGAGAAGGCGCTCAAGGGCAATGAGCGAAAGGTCTTCATGAGCGAGTGCCTCAAAGGGTGA
- a CDS encoding DUF2905 domain-containing protein — translation MLKWIVVVMLIVVLTGLIQPGTAQRLRLGHLPGDVAFRFRGKAYHFPFTTTVLLSLLAWLILRAI, via the coding sequence ATGCTCAAGTGGATTGTGGTGGTCATGCTGATCGTGGTTCTCACCGGCCTGATCCAGCCCGGCACGGCTCAGCGCCTGCGTCTTGGCCACCTGCCCGGAGATGTTGCATTCCGTTTCAGGGGCAAAGCTTATCACTTCCCCTTCACCACGACGGTGTTGCTGTCCCTGCTTGCCTGGCTCATCTTGCGCGCGATCTGA
- a CDS encoding FHA domain-containing protein, with protein sequence MSDRKNLCVLVAEVIGGDHLITRLGKDEANRAVDRCLNRIDRAVGGNSGSVLERTQSTMTASFERCDSGVVAACEMLERVLSLPPVSGTQLKIRIGIHYGLADAGSGGEGVDGAHRLAQTCRPGQALASSTAVMLLTPSARHFAGAEAFQSEAQSGLEWQVFTIGHRVGVVTSLPPNAKLSQRLRLRHQEEVMFVEEHRPIVLLGRELGNDVVIIDARASRQHARIERRRDGFVLIDQSSNGCHVSIDGDDERCIKGAELSLTGSGRIGCGFSSKEIERDLVFFDIV encoded by the coding sequence ATGTCCGATCGAAAAAACCTGTGTGTGCTCGTGGCCGAAGTCATCGGGGGGGACCACCTCATTACACGCCTCGGCAAGGATGAGGCAAACCGCGCAGTCGACCGCTGCCTGAACCGTATTGACCGTGCGGTGGGTGGCAATAGCGGCAGTGTTCTTGAACGCACGCAAAGCACCATGACGGCGAGCTTCGAGCGCTGCGATTCGGGCGTTGTCGCAGCCTGCGAAATGCTTGAGCGCGTGCTGAGCCTTCCGCCCGTCAGCGGCACGCAACTGAAGATCCGGATCGGCATCCACTATGGTCTCGCCGATGCCGGTTCGGGCGGAGAAGGGGTCGACGGCGCACATCGGCTGGCACAGACCTGCCGCCCCGGACAAGCACTGGCAAGCAGCACTGCGGTCATGCTGCTAACCCCCTCGGCCCGGCACTTTGCCGGCGCAGAGGCGTTTCAGTCGGAAGCACAGAGCGGGCTGGAATGGCAGGTATTCACCATCGGCCACCGCGTCGGTGTGGTGACGTCATTGCCGCCGAACGCGAAGCTCTCCCAGCGCCTGCGACTGCGCCACCAGGAAGAGGTGATGTTCGTCGAGGAGCACCGCCCCATCGTGCTGCTCGGGCGCGAACTGGGCAACGATGTCGTGATCATCGACGCCAGGGCATCGCGTCAGCACGCGCGCATCGAGCGCAGAAGGGACGGCTTTGTCCTGATCGACCAGAGCTCCAACGGCTGCCACGTCTCCATCGACGGCGACGATGAGCGCTGCATCAAGGGCGCAGAGCTCTCCCTCACTGGCTCGGGACGCATTGGTTGCGGGTTTTCATCCAAGGAAATCGAGCGCGACCTGGTTTTTTTCGACATCGTTTAA